In Marisediminicola antarctica, one DNA window encodes the following:
- a CDS encoding ABC transporter substrate-binding protein: MSRLTQIAAFSTAAAVAAALAGCSGGASGTASGDGGGDVTISYSNFISNGGNEENLDAIVAAFEDENPGIIVDVATLPYADYFTTLQTDLAAGTQADVFDIEYANFGTYVADGVIAPLEDVDTSVYRTSLADAYSSDGAQYALPSSFSNVVLFYNSDLFDAAGLDYPTSDWTWEDEKVAAEQLTDEAAGVYGDYQPISYYEYYKAVAQAGGDFLADDGISVAFDSPEGIAAAEWLVGKSGTVMPTPEQGAGTPDYDSGLFLDGKLAMWHSGIWMFGALADATFNWDIAVEPGDAQKASALFSNAVAVSSSSDEKEAAQAFAEFLTSSSTMVETRLDAGWELPPVSDDSLLASYLGKGAPANRQAVFDALENVALPPIVAEGQTEMQDIVSEELTEAAAGRKSVEEAVSSAAERVNAVIG; this comes from the coding sequence ATGTCTCGCCTCACTCAGATCGCCGCGTTCAGCACTGCCGCAGCCGTCGCCGCCGCCCTCGCCGGATGCTCCGGCGGAGCATCCGGAACCGCCTCGGGAGATGGCGGCGGCGACGTCACCATCAGCTACTCCAACTTCATCTCCAACGGCGGCAACGAGGAGAACCTCGATGCCATCGTCGCCGCTTTCGAAGACGAGAACCCGGGCATCATCGTTGATGTCGCCACCCTCCCCTACGCCGACTACTTCACTACCCTGCAGACCGACCTCGCGGCCGGAACCCAAGCCGACGTGTTCGACATCGAATACGCGAACTTCGGCACCTACGTCGCCGACGGCGTCATCGCACCACTCGAGGATGTCGACACGAGCGTCTACCGCACCTCGCTCGCCGACGCGTACTCGTCCGACGGCGCGCAGTACGCGCTCCCGAGCTCCTTCTCCAACGTCGTGCTGTTCTACAACTCCGACCTGTTCGACGCGGCAGGGCTCGACTACCCGACCTCCGACTGGACCTGGGAAGACGAGAAAGTGGCCGCGGAGCAACTGACCGACGAGGCAGCCGGGGTGTACGGCGACTACCAGCCGATCAGCTACTACGAGTACTACAAGGCCGTCGCCCAGGCCGGCGGGGACTTCCTCGCCGACGACGGCATATCCGTCGCCTTCGACTCGCCGGAGGGCATCGCCGCCGCCGAGTGGCTCGTCGGCAAGAGCGGCACCGTGATGCCCACCCCCGAGCAGGGCGCCGGCACACCGGACTACGACAGCGGCCTCTTCCTCGACGGAAAGCTCGCCATGTGGCACTCGGGCATCTGGATGTTCGGCGCCCTCGCCGACGCCACCTTCAACTGGGACATCGCGGTCGAACCCGGAGACGCCCAGAAGGCGAGCGCACTCTTCTCCAACGCAGTCGCCGTGTCGTCGAGCTCCGACGAGAAGGAAGCCGCGCAGGCCTTCGCCGAGTTCCTCACCTCCTCGAGCACGATGGTCGAGACCCGTCTCGACGCCGGCTGGGAACTGCCGCCGGTCTCGGATGACTCACTGCTCGCCTCCTACCTCGGCAAGGGCGCCCCGGCGAACCGCCAGGCCGTGTTCGACGCCCTCGAGAACGTCGCGCTCCCGCCGATCGTCGCCGAGGGGCAGACGGAGATGCAGGACATCGTCTCGGAGGAGCTGACCGAGGCGGCCGCCGGCCGCAAGAGCGTCGAGGAGGCCGTCTCC
- a CDS encoding ROK family transcriptional regulator, with protein sequence MSTRISRAADVRRSAILARLGAQGSASRAELARALDVSPALVTQLTRALLTDGLIVELETSSSQGGRPGRLLGLASAAGHSIGVKIAADHVAFVEAGIDGSVIRSAIEPFDATSPDAIGSLVGLLRRFIEGDSEGPILGIGVGLPGTVDDQGEGIVESTQLGWHGVKLGAALRDALALPVLIDNNVTALSMAELLYGEGRTVSSFLVVTVGTGIGSGIVFDGAVMRGHAGGAGEIGHIPTVENGPLCQCGNHGCLEAIIGESALVAQARELGVIGRLSGMASLLAEANAGNPVAQKLFGDAGHLLGRALAGVVNLLDPAVVLLLGEGMPAWPHWAFGFEPSFRASLIPAKRNLDVIVESWQDDRWAQGAAALVLATPFDATGIAGDQGELVRKRLNALMTDDSASGLDAANAIIDGSAANA encoded by the coding sequence TGTGCGACGGTCGGCGATTCTCGCCAGACTCGGCGCGCAGGGCTCTGCGTCGCGAGCCGAACTCGCCCGCGCGCTCGACGTCTCCCCTGCGCTCGTCACCCAGCTCACCCGCGCGCTCCTGACCGACGGTCTCATCGTCGAGCTTGAGACGTCGTCGTCTCAGGGCGGCCGCCCCGGACGCCTGCTTGGACTCGCATCCGCCGCGGGTCACTCCATAGGCGTGAAGATCGCCGCCGACCACGTCGCGTTCGTCGAGGCCGGCATCGACGGTTCCGTTATCCGCAGTGCAATCGAGCCGTTCGACGCAACCTCGCCCGACGCCATCGGATCCCTCGTTGGTTTGCTGCGCCGGTTCATCGAGGGTGACAGCGAAGGACCCATCCTCGGCATCGGCGTCGGCCTGCCGGGAACGGTCGACGACCAGGGCGAGGGAATCGTCGAGTCGACCCAACTCGGCTGGCACGGCGTGAAGCTCGGGGCGGCGCTCCGCGACGCGCTCGCGCTGCCCGTGCTGATCGACAACAACGTCACCGCACTCAGCATGGCTGAGCTGCTCTACGGAGAAGGCCGCACGGTTTCCTCGTTCCTCGTCGTCACCGTCGGCACCGGCATCGGGAGCGGCATCGTCTTCGACGGTGCAGTGATGCGCGGGCACGCGGGCGGGGCGGGCGAGATCGGCCACATCCCCACCGTTGAGAACGGCCCGCTCTGCCAGTGCGGCAACCACGGGTGCCTCGAGGCGATCATCGGCGAGTCTGCCCTCGTGGCGCAGGCGCGCGAGCTCGGCGTGATCGGACGACTCTCGGGAATGGCGTCCCTTCTGGCCGAGGCGAACGCGGGCAACCCTGTCGCGCAGAAGTTGTTCGGCGATGCCGGGCACCTCCTCGGGCGCGCTCTCGCCGGCGTCGTGAACCTGCTCGACCCCGCGGTCGTGCTCCTCCTCGGCGAGGGGATGCCTGCATGGCCGCACTGGGCCTTTGGCTTCGAGCCGTCCTTCCGCGCCTCACTAATCCCCGCCAAGCGCAACCTCGACGTGATCGTCGAGTCCTGGCAGGATGACCGCTGGGCACAGGGAGCCGCCGCGCTCGTGCTCGCCACCCCGTTCGACGCCACGGGGATTGCGGGCGACCAGGGCGAGCTCGTGCGGAAGCGACTCAATGCCTTGATGACCGACGACTCCGCATCGGGACTCGACGCTGCAAACGCCATCATCGACGGATCGGCGGCGAACGCATGA
- a CDS encoding carbohydrate ABC transporter permease, producing MRKRSAVALTIVVSIGALAMFFPFLWTIITSISSGAGLSASPQLIPDDPSLSAYAELFDNTPFLQVIANSLGLAIATTVAQLATSALAAYAFSRLPFRGSNLVFAIYLATMMIPIQVLIVPLFIEIKMLGLLNTYVGVLLPGLASAFGVFLLRQAMNAVPRELDEAAKIDGAGHFRIFGTIVMPLVGPAVATLTVFAFMSSWNSFLWPLIVLRTPELQTLPIALAGLQGQYTTQWDVLMAGSVISVIPMVLIYIFAQRYVIQGVANTGIK from the coding sequence ATGCGTAAGCGCTCAGCTGTCGCCCTCACGATCGTGGTCTCGATCGGTGCGCTGGCAATGTTCTTCCCCTTCCTCTGGACGATCATCACCTCGATCTCCAGCGGCGCCGGGCTCTCGGCATCGCCGCAGCTCATCCCGGATGACCCGTCTCTCTCGGCCTACGCCGAACTGTTCGACAACACCCCCTTCCTGCAGGTAATCGCCAACAGCCTCGGTCTCGCAATCGCGACGACAGTTGCCCAGCTCGCCACCAGTGCACTGGCCGCCTACGCCTTCAGCCGGCTCCCTTTTCGCGGCAGCAACCTCGTCTTCGCGATCTACCTGGCGACGATGATGATCCCCATCCAGGTGCTCATCGTTCCGCTGTTCATCGAGATCAAGATGCTCGGACTGCTCAACACCTACGTCGGGGTTCTGCTGCCCGGTCTCGCCTCGGCGTTCGGGGTGTTCCTGCTCCGCCAGGCCATGAACGCGGTTCCGCGCGAACTGGACGAGGCCGCAAAGATCGACGGTGCCGGCCACTTCCGCATCTTCGGCACGATCGTCATGCCACTCGTCGGCCCGGCTGTCGCGACCCTCACCGTGTTCGCGTTCATGAGCAGCTGGAACAGCTTTCTCTGGCCGCTCATCGTGCTCCGCACCCCCGAGCTACAGACCCTGCCCATCGCACTCGCGGGACTGCAGGGCCAATACACGACCCAGTGGGACGTGCTCATGGCCGGATCGGTCATCAGCGTGATCCCGATGGTGTTGATCTACATCTTTGCCCAGCGTTACGTGATCCAAGGCGTAGCAAACACCGGAATCAAATAG
- a CDS encoding carbohydrate ABC transporter permease codes for MTALHTPPTSTIAPGVPSVAAKAKLRAPNRSPRSSRLRYTLVVLAFLLPSAIPLVMFTLAPMFGALWVSLHEWNLIGKMEWVGFANYASLAVDPDTHRAFLNTIYYIVGYLPLVYVGGLMIALALNSQMPARAFLRGIYFLPVVTSWIVVALVWRWLLNPEYGVVNYVLGLVGIDGPGWWTDPQWAMPSIILASAWKDLGFVMVILLAGLQAIPTDLYEAATVDGAGRWRRLVSITLPMLSPSTFFVIVISLINGFQVFDQVYAMTGGGPAGASQVVVQQVYDLTFRYGRAGEASALSWMLFIVVLAVTLIQIRGQKKWVNYA; via the coding sequence ATGACCGCCCTCCACACGCCGCCCACCTCCACGATCGCTCCGGGGGTGCCGTCCGTCGCCGCGAAGGCGAAGCTCCGTGCTCCGAACCGGTCCCCCCGCAGCTCCCGGCTGCGATACACGCTCGTCGTGCTCGCGTTCCTGCTCCCGAGCGCGATTCCGCTCGTGATGTTCACACTTGCCCCCATGTTCGGAGCCCTCTGGGTGAGTCTGCATGAGTGGAACCTCATCGGGAAGATGGAGTGGGTGGGGTTTGCAAACTACGCCTCCCTCGCCGTCGACCCCGACACCCACCGCGCGTTCCTGAACACCATCTACTACATCGTGGGGTACCTGCCGCTTGTCTACGTCGGCGGGCTGATGATCGCCCTCGCCCTCAATTCACAGATGCCCGCGCGCGCCTTCCTTCGCGGAATCTACTTCCTCCCCGTCGTCACCAGCTGGATTGTCGTCGCGCTGGTCTGGCGCTGGCTGCTCAACCCCGAGTACGGGGTCGTGAACTACGTGCTCGGGCTCGTCGGCATCGATGGACCCGGCTGGTGGACCGACCCGCAGTGGGCGATGCCGTCGATCATCCTCGCGTCGGCGTGGAAGGATCTCGGGTTCGTCATGGTGATTCTGCTCGCCGGCCTCCAGGCGATCCCCACCGACCTCTACGAAGCCGCGACCGTCGACGGGGCGGGGCGGTGGCGCCGACTTGTGTCCATCACGCTGCCGATGCTCTCACCGTCGACCTTCTTCGTGATCGTCATCTCGTTGATCAACGGGTTTCAGGTCTTCGATCAGGTGTACGCGATGACCGGGGGTGGGCCTGCGGGGGCCAGCCAGGTCGTCGTGCAACAGGTGTACGACCTGACCTTCCGCTATGGCCGGGCCGGTGAGGCATCCGCCCTCTCCTGGATGCTCTTCATCGTCGTTCTCGCCGTCACACTCATCCAAATCCGTGGCCAGAAGAAGTGGGTCAACTATGCGTAA